TGAACTAATTCAGTGGTATTAGCTCAAAGAGGTCCAGTCTAACATCAGTGTAATTACAGGTTAATAATAGGAGAAGTTATTGTAgagaaaaatgtaaactaaacaacaacaaaagaatatAAATGATGAATATGAGGGGAAAAATACATGATACGTGATTTCTTAAGTCTTCCTAGTTATATAAACATTTTAtctgatatctgtacctgagctgaggtgagGTGACGCAAACATTTCCCCGTTGTGGGATCagtaaagtcttatcttatcttatttttcaGTGAATACAGAAGGCTCTCTGTGAGGTCTTTGAAGTGAGAGATGCTGCAGAGCTTCATGCTCAGATTTCACACCTGGAGGATGTAACTCTGCAGGAGGTCGAGCTTCACACCTCTGATCCGGACTAAAGGGAGCTGTCAGAGCAACCGCAGACTAGAGTCTTCCGGATTTCTTTTAATCTTAAAATAACCACACCACgtgttgttgtagtttttttttttttgtctttttattttaaagagtacagCTCACCATAGGGAGAATCCAGAATAAATTATTGTGCAAAAAAGACAAGATTTAACGTCAGATTGAATACAAGTGATGTTGTAGCCTACACAGAGATACAGATGTCGCTCTTGCCAGCAGAGAGGTGAATATGAGGAGCTGCGTGGGTCTCCCAGCCTCAAACACTGGGCTTCCACACCTGGAAATGTGATGTATGGACACTCAGTCACAGCAGTTCATAAAAGAGAATAGAAGCTCTTGAGTTTCGTGAAACTCACCTCTTCACTCGCTCTTCAGCGCAGCAATCCCAGCCGGACTGCTGGGCTGATCCAGCTCACCTGTGTCCCGCGGTAGAGTCCCTGTGTAAGCAGATTAAATGGATGCCCCACTGACAGAGCTTATTGAAAAGTATTTAAAACAGTGAGTTAACCCTATCACACATACAGCGCAGGTAGAAAACATACATTTAGCTACATTATTTACAGGATCTGAGGTTCTGCGTCTTTATAAGACTACAACACCTATCCTTTTCAGTTACAAAAAATAGATACCAACAATcattgttaaatatttttgagTGTTTATGTTAAATAGTTTATAGTCATTGATAGCTCTGAAGTCCCTGCCTGGTGATCAGGGCCAAGGTCTCCACAAAGTGTGGCTGGAGGGGGAGCTCTGGGCTGAGCTCTGTTTGGTCgctcctctctctgctctgatCTCGGACTCTCTTTGTTTCTGAGGCTGTTTGGGGACTCTGGGAAACCTTTGTTGGAGTGGGAGTGGGTAAGGTCGGATCAAACGTTTCTCCCCTGAGGCACGTGCTTGAGCTTGTTTGAGTTTGAGCTTGGACTTCTGCCTCAGCATCCGCAGAATAAACTTTGCGTGCGGCAAAAAGTTTCTGCTTTGGAGACCTTCGGGCTGTGAGTGTGAACGGGCCAAACGAGCGGCAAAAGCTGCATGCAGCGCCGATCCGAGCTCCGACCCTTTCCCCTCGGGGCCCAGAAACCCCGAAGCTGTCTGCAGGCAAGTGGAGAAACCGTCCTGGAAGGAGCGTTTCTGGTCCCCACGTCCACCTGTAGTCTTGTCTCCTTTGGCATTGTTCTGGAGGAAGAGGACTGTGTGCTCCAGTATCTCAGCTTTCTCCACTCGGTGTTGAGTGGACCCCTGCATGAGAGCAGCAAGTTAACTGATCTTtacattacataaaaaaaaaagaaaacattaataaataaacagtacTGAAATTCATGAACCATATTCAAATAGAACTAAAATATGATCTTACTTCTTGTGGCTCCTGCAGCAACATGGTCCTCAGACACTCCAAACTGCGGTTCATTCTGTCCCTTCGACGTTTCTCCACCTGAGATTTTATTAACTATcgcaaaaggaaaagaaaagtctaaaagtgtttttttttttttttttttaatttctgtgttACAAGTGATGCAAAGTTGATCAGACGTTACCCGAGAAACAAACGAAATATAATCGCAGCTGCGTCTAAATTCCAATTTGATTGAAACAAACGAATAAATCCTCATTAGAATCTTTGTCAAAGTGGCTGCATTTGCccatgtgaataaaaaaaatcaaagttgtttttttctttttttacctttttattgtttgttgctTCCTCGGCTTCCTGTAGCAGCTTCATGGTTGCAGATGCTCTAACACCTTCTTTCTCAGGCTGACACCGATCAGGTAATGAGGCTCTTGTTCGACTTCTTTTTACTGACTCCCTGTAGCTAAaagactcctcctcctccaaaccCCTCCTCCTGGTATCTCAACCTCGTCGTTCCTTAAAACCCAACCaagatttaattaatttaaatctCCTATCACAGTCTCATATTCACCAAACACGGAGATCTTCCCCATTGCGCAGAAATTTTACGTGTATGCATAAAAACTCACACGTAAAAATAaccaataaaaaataatttaaataaaaagaatgacATTTGTAACTCATTTTTGTACACACTATAGGTG
The DNA window shown above is from Astatotilapia calliptera chromosome 11, fAstCal1.2, whole genome shotgun sequence and carries:
- the LOC113031964 gene encoding transcription factor HES-7-like, with amino-acid sequence MKLLQEAEEATNNKKLIKSQVEKRRRDRMNRSLECLRTMLLQEPQEGSTQHRVEKAEILEHTVLFLQNNAKGDKTTGGRGDQKRSFQDGFSTCLQTASGFLGPEGKGSELGSALHAAFAARLARSHSQPEGLQSRNFLPHAKFILRMLRQKSKLKLKQAQARASGEKRLIRPYPLPLQQRFPRVPKQPQKQRESEIRAERGATKQSSAQSSPSSHTLWRPWP